TGGTTCGGCAGCTTCGTCGGCGCGAGCGAGTGGCTGATCCATTCGTGCGCGACGGCCTTCACGTTCAGCTCGGTGCCGTACGGGCGGTTGTCGGCGACGTTCTTCGCGCGCTGGTACACGAGGCTGCGCTGCGCACGCGAGAACGGTTTCTCGTCGGTGTCGTCCTCGACGAAGTACTGGCGGATTTCAGGTCGGATGAATTCGAACAGGAAGCGGAAGTGGCCCCAGAGCGGGTAATTGCGAAGGATCGCGTGACGGTCCTGGTTCAGGTCGTACACGCCGAGCGCGACGAGGGCGACGGGGATGATGATCCACAGCCAGGAAAGCATGTGGGCCGACGCGAGCGCGGCCGCTGCGACGAGCAGCAGGACGGCACACCACATCGCCAGATAGCGTCGTGAAAGCATGGGGACTCCGTAAGAATCTTGAAATACCGCCATGCGTACGCTGCGCGGCGGCGCGCCGGCCGCGGCGGAATCGTGTCCCGCCGGGCGCGGCGTGGCGCAAGTCTAAACCGAATATGTGTCAGCGTGCGTCGGCGAGTGCCGGCGCGTGGCCTTCCGCCGGCGCGGCCTGACCGGGCTGGCCGGCTGCCGCAAGCTCGATGATGCCGCCGCCGAGACAGATCTCGCCGTCGTACAGCACGGCCGACTGGCCGGGCGTGACGGCCCACTGCGCGTCGTTGAACGCGAGCGAGAAGCGGGCTTCGCCTGCCGGGCCGGGGGCGGCGGCGCCGATCGCGGCCCGGCCGAACGCGCATGCCGCATCGGCCTGCCGGTAGCGCGTCTTCGCACCGCACGCGAAGCCGTCTGCCGGCGGCTCGCCGGCGACCCAGCTCACGTTGCCGGCGACGAGCTCGCGCGACAGCAGCCACGGATGATCGTGGCCCTGCACGACGTACAGCGTGTTCGACGCGATGTCCTTCGCTGCGACGAACCACGGTTCGCCGCTGCCGCTCTTGCTGCCGCCGAGGCCGATGCCCTTGCGCTGGCCGAACGTGTAGAACGCGAGGCCGATGTGCTCACCGACCACCTTGCCGTCGGGCGTCTTCATCGGGCCGGGCTTCGTCGGCAGGTAGCGGTTCAGGAAATCGCGGAACGGCCGTTCGCCGATGAAGCAGATGCCGGTCGAATCCTTCTTCTTCGCGTTCGGCAGCCCGATCTGGGCGGCGATCTCGCGCACCTTCGTCTTCGGGATCTCGCCGAGCGGGAACATCGTTTTCGACAGTTGCGCCTGGTTCAGCCGGTGCAGGAAGTACGACTGGTCTTTCGTATGATCGAAGGCCTTCAGCAGTTCGAAGCGTCCGTCGCGCTCGCGCACGCGCGCATAGTGGCCGGTCGCGATCATTTCCGCGTCGAGCGACATCGCGTGGTCGAGGAACGCCTTGAACTTGATCTCGGCGTTGCACAGCACGTCGGGGTTCGGCGTGCGGCCGGCCGAGTATTCGCGCAGGAACTCGGCGAACACGCGGTCCTTGTATTCGGCGGCGAAGTTGACGGCTTCCACGTCGATGCCGATCAGGTCGGCCACCGACACGACGTCGATCCAGTCCTGGCGCGTCGAGCAGTATTCGCCGTCGTCGTCGTCTTCCCAGTTCTTCATGAACAGGCCGACCACGTCGTAGCCCTGTTCCTTCAACAGCCACGCGGTCACCGACGAATCGACGCCGCCCGACATGCCCACTACTACGCGGCGCTTGCTCATTTGTTGACCGCCTGACGTTCGAATGCTTCGGGGCGCGGCGCGACCGAATGCGTGTGCAGGAAATCGAGCGGAATGCGCCGCCCGGCGAGATAGTCGTCGACGCAGCGCATGACCGCGGGCGAGCGATGCCGCTCGCTGCACGCGCGCAGTTCGTCGGCCGTCATCCACAGCGTGCGGACGATGCCTTCGTCGAGCACGTGGCCCGCGACCGGCTCGCCGGCCGTGCCGCAGAACGTGAAACGCAGGTAGGTCGCGCCGGCGGTGCCGGGGCGGTCGTAATGCGCGAGGTAGACGCCGACGAGTGCGTCGGGCGTGAACGGGTGCGCGGTTTCCTCGAGCGTTTCGCGGATCACGGCGTCGGCCAGCGTTTCGCCGGCCTCGAGATGGCCGGCCGGCTGGTTGAAGCGCAGGCCCGTCGAGGTTTCCTCCTCGATCACGAGAAAGCGGCCGGCATGCTCGACGAGCGCGGCGACCGTTACATGCGGGGTCCAGATTTCGGGTTTCATGGTTCGGCATTTTACCGGTTGCGCCTGAACGCTGCCGGCCGCTCTCGTTAAGTGAATCCGACCCCGTAAGCCTCGCGTCCTGCCGATGGGCTGCGACGCGGGCCCGGTTGGCGCGGCATCCGTGCACGATCGATCGTGCGGAACGTGGCGGCACGGCCGCCGCCCAGGGTGAAAAGCGGCGTCAACGCGGGGTCCTGCGTGCGCGGCACGCGCCGTCGGCGCGCTGGCGACGCCACGGCGCCTTCGTTCATGGCTCGACGAGGCGCGCGACGCACGCGGCGATCGTGTCGCGGACGCGCACGATTGCCGGGTCGCGCTGCGTGCTCGTGCGCCAGCCGATTTCCACCGGATAGCGCGGCAGGTCGACCGGGCAGGCGAGCGCGCGCAGCGGCGTCGATTGCGCGATCGTGCGCGCCGCGTGCGCGGGAATCGTCGCGACCGCGTCGGAACCGGCGAGCAGGTACGGCAGCGCGGCGAAATGCGTGGTCGACGCCGCGACGCGCCGCTTGTGGCCGAGCGCGGCCAGCGCCTCGTCGACGATCCCGATCACGCCGCCCGACGATACGAGCAGGTGATCGCGCTGCAGAAAATCGGCAAGCGTCAGCGTGCGCGGTGGCCGCGTGCGGGCGGCCGGATCGATCAGGCACGCATAGCCGCCCGCCGCGACCGCGCGCCGGCTGAGCCCGCTCGCCGAGAACCCGCCCGACGCGATCGCCAGATCGACGCCGTGCCGCAGCAGCGCGTCGCCGGCGATGCCGCTGTGGGTCTGCCGGAAGATCAGCCGGATACCTGCGGCTTCCCGCGCGACCGCGTCGATCAGCGCGCGGCCGAGCGCGATCTCGAAGTCGTCCGACAGCCCGACCGAGATCGTGCGGCCGACGCGATCGCCGCTGTCGGCCGCGATCGCGAGGCTTTCGCGGCAGCGGTCGAGTGCATCGGACAGGATCGGCTTCAGTTCGTCCGCGCGCGGCGTCGGCGCGAGCCCGCGGCCGGTGCGCACGAACAGCGGATCGGCGTAGATCACGCGCAGCCGCGCCAGCGCCGCGCTGACGGCCGACTGCGTGAGGTCGAGCCGCAGTGCCGCCCGGCTCGCGCCGCCTTCCTCGTACAGCGCCTCGAACACCTTCAGCAGGTTCAGGTCGAGACCGGCGATATCATCCGCATTCATGACACATATCTTTCTATCGATTTGATCGATGACATCTTATCGATAAAGATGGCGGCACCCCATTCACCGGAGTCGCCACCATGTCCACGTCAGTCATCGCCGCATTGCAGATCGGCGCATCGCCCGCCGGCACGCGCGCCACGCTCGACACGATCCTCGGCTACGAAACCGCGATCCGCGACAGCGGTGCGTCGCTCGTCGTGCTGCCCGAGGCCGTGCTCGGCGGCTATCCGAAAGGCGAGATCTTCGGTACGCGGCTCGGCTACCGGCTGCCCGAAGGCCGCGACGCGTTTGCGCGTTACGCCGCGCAGGCGATCGACGTGCCGGGGCCGGAAACCGACGAGCTGGCCGCGCTGTCGCAGCGCACGGGCGCGAGCCTCGTGGTCGGCGTGATCGAGCGCGGCGGCAGCACGCTGTACTGCACGGCGCTGTTCTTCGATCCGCGCGACGGGCTCGTCGCGAAGCACCGCAAGCTGATGCCGACCGGCACCGAGCGGCTGATCTGGGGGCAGGGCGACGGCTCGACGTTGCCCGTCGTCGAAACGGCCGCCGGCCGCGCGGGCGCCGCGATCTGCTGGGAGAACCACATGCCGCTGCTGCGCTGCGCTATGTACGCGAAAGGCGTGCAGATCTGGTGCGCGCCGACCGTCGACGAGCGCGAGCTGTGGCAGAGCTCGATGCGGCACATCGCGCATGAAGGGCGCTGCTTCGTCGTGAGCGCGTGCCAGGTGCAGCCGTCGCCGCGCGCGCTCGGCATCGACGTGCCGGGCTGGGATCCCGAGCGGCCGCTGATCCGCGGCGGCAGCGTGATCGTCGGGCCGCTCGGCGACCTGCTGACGGAGCCGCTGATCGGCGAGGCCGGGCTCGTGACCGCGCGCATCGATACCGATGAACTCGTGCGGGCGCGATACGACTTCGACGTCGTCGGCCACTACGCGCGGGCGGACGTGTTTTCGCTGCACGTCGACGAGCGGCCGAAGCGGCCGGTGGTGTTCGGCGGGTAAGGCAGGAAGGGCCGGGCGCCGCACGACGGCCCTGGGGAACGAACGGCGGCGGCGCGCAGCCTCGCGCCCGCCACCGTGCTTGGTCAGCGCATCGGTGCTTCCGCGATCCGCATGTAGTCGGCGATCCGCCGTCCCTCCATGTCCGGAAACTGCTCGTGCACGGTGATGTCGCCCATCCGCGCGATGTCGAAGGTGCGGAAATCGTCGCGCAGCTCGCACCACGCGCCGATCGTCCAGCGCCCGCCCCAGTAGACGAGCCCGAGCGGCCATACGCGGCGTTGCGAATGCGCGCCGAGCCGGTCGCGATAACCGAAGCTGACGATGTGGCGCGTGTCGATGGCCTGGTGGATCGCGTCGACCTTCGCACAAAACGTCTCGTCGATGTGGAACGACGGCGCGAATACGGGCAGGCGGTCGAGTGCCGTGCGCTTGTCAGCCGGCATCGCCGACGCGATCTTCGCGAGCGCCGAGCGCGCGCCGCTCGCGAAGCGTGCACCGCCCCAGGTTTCGAGCATCCGCGCGCCGGTGGCGAGCGCTGCAAGCTCCTCGGCCGTGAACGTGAGCGGCGGCAGGCTCGCATTGCGGTTCAGCCGGTAGCCGATGCCGGCTTCGCCTTCGATCGGCACCCCTGACAGTTGCAGGTCGCGCACGTCGCGATAGACCGTGCGCGGCGACACCGACAGCCAGTCGGCCAGCTGCTGAGCGGTCGTGAGACGACGCCCGCGCAACAGCTCGGCGATCTGGAACAGGCGGTCGGCACGGCGGGTCATGACAGCACCTCGATTCCTCTGGCTACGGGGACTTCGCGATGATAGCGCCGCGCCGGCCCGCTGACCGGCGCGCTCAGTGGCATTTCGGCGCGTGCAGGCCGACGCGGTTGCCTTCGGTGTCGATCAGGTAGCCGACGTAGCCGTAGTTGTTCGGCAGCTCGACGACCGTGCCCTGCACGACGCCGCCCGCGCGCTTCACGCGTTCGAGCGCCGCGACGACCGATTCGCCGGCGTTCAGGTAGACGAGCACGCCGTTCGCGCTCGGCTTCATCTGCTGCGGATCGAACACGATGCTGCCGCCGGTGCTCGACGCATCGCGATCGAACGTGGCCATCGGCACGCCGCCGATGATTTCCCGCTGCAACGTGGTTTGCAGCACGGTTTCGTAGAAGCGGATTGCCCGTTCGAAATCGAGGGACGGGATGTCGAACCACGCGATCGCGCGTTCCAGGGTTGCGGTGGCCGTTGCGGACGTCATGACGAGCTCCTTGTTGCGTTGTTATTCGGGTTCGGTGTGGAAACCAGCCTGCATTGCGCCGGGATTGCAGTGTGATCGCCGGCTGCTGACACCGTATTGTCAGTAGAGTTGTCATCCTTGACATGCAACCATTTGGTTGCATAATAAAGCCATTGACCTGGGAGCGGCATGGATCTCGTTTTCAAGGCGCTGGCCGATGCCACGCGCCGTCGGTTGCTGGACCTGCTGCACGCAAAAAACGGCCAGGCACTGTCCGAGCTGTGCGACGGGCTCGCGATGAGCCGGCAGGCCGTGAGCAAACATCTCGCGCTGCTCGAGGCCGCGAACCTCGTCGCGACGACGTGGCGCGGCCGGGAGAAGCTGCATTACCTGAATCCGGTGCCGATTCACGACATCGCGGAACGCTGGATCGGCAAGTTCGAGCGTCAGCGCCTGCAAGCGCTGGCGGATCTCAAGCGCGGGCTGGAAGCGGCCCGCGAGTCAGGAGACGACGATGGGTAATCCCGCCTTTGTGTACGTGACCTTCATCGCAGCCACGCCCGAGCGTGTGTTCGATGCGCTGACCAATGCCGAGCTGACGAAGGACTACTGGGTGCGGCATCGCAACGCGTCGCCCGACTGGCAGCCGGGTTCGCGCTGGGAACATCAGGATTACGACGATCCCGCGCGGGTCGATATCGTCGGCGAAGTGGTCGAGAACGATCCGCCGCACAGGCTGGTCGTCACGTGGCGGACGCCGTCGGGGGAGAGCGGGGAGTCGCGCGTGACCTACGTCGTCGAGCCGCACGAAGGCGTCGTGAAGCTGACCGTCACGCACGACGGGCTTGTGCCCGGTTCGGAGATGGATCGCGGGATTCGCGGCGGGTGGCCGGTCGTGCTGTCGAGCCTCAAGACACTGCTCGAGACAGGGCAGGCGCTGCCGTTCACGATGGGGCGCTGGGAGTGCTCGAAGCACTGAAACGAAACGCCGCCGTTGCCGCGGATGCGGTCACGGCGGCGTTTCAGGTGCCGCTGCGGGGCCGCGCCGGCGGCCCCATCGCGGTCATGATGCGGGTTACGCGTCGCCTTCCGGCGCGGCCGGGCGCGCCTTCACGCTGCCGGCGATCAGGTCGAAACGGAACAGCCGGCATTCGAGCGCGCCGTTGAACAGCGGCGTCTTCGCCGATTCGCGCAGGCGCAGCTGGCCCGGCAGCGAACGGTCGGACGTCAGCAGGAACGCCTGCCAGCCCGTGAAGCGCTGCTTAAGCGCATCGCCGAGCACGTTGAAGAACTCGCTGTCCGGCGCGTCGGTGTGCGTGCGGCGGAACGCGTCGTCGTTGCCGCGGTTGCGGCCGGTCTCGCGCACTTCGCCGCGCGCGCTGCGGCCGCGCACTTCGATCCGTTCGCCGTACGGCGGGTTCGCGAGGATGATGCCCGGCGCGTCGCACGGCGGCGTCATCCCGCGCGCGTCGACCTGCTTGAGCCACACCGACGGCACGCCCGCGCGCTCGAGGTTGGCGCGCGCTTTCTCGAGCATGTCGCCGGAGATGTCGCTGCCGTACACGCCGAGCGTTTCGTTGCGCTTGCCGCGCGCCGCGCGCTTCGCGTCCAGCGCCGGGACCTTCAGGCCCTGCCACGCGGTGATGTCGTATTGCTTGAGTTTTTCGAAGCCGAACCGGCGTTCGACGCCGGGCGCCACGCCGAGCGCGATCTGCGCGGCTTCCGCGAGGAACGTGCCGCTGCCGCACATCGGGTCGTACAGCGCGGTGCCGGGCGTCCAGCCCGTCAGGCGCAGGATGCCGGCCGCGAGGTTCTCGCGCAGCGGCGCCGCGCCCTTGTCGAGGCGCCAGCCGCGCTTGAACAGCGGCTCGCCCGACGTGTCGAGGTACAGCGTGCACTCGTTGGCGGTCAGGAACGCGAACACACGCACGTCCGGCGCGCCGGTGTCGATGCTCGGGCGCGCGCCGGTCTTGTCGCGCATCCGGTCGCAGATTGCGTCCTTCACGCGCAGCGTCGCGAATTCGAGGCTCTTCAGCGGCGACTTGATCGCGGTGATGTCGATGCGCAGCGTCTGCGTGGCCGCGAACCAGCGTTCCCACGGCTGCTCGAGCGCGAGCGCGTAGACGTCCTGCTCGTTGCGGTACGCGCGGTGCGCGATCTTCAGCAGGACCCGGCTCGCGATCCGCGAATGGAGGTTCGCGGCCATGCCGGCAGCCCAGCCGCCGCTGAAATGGACGCCGCCCGGCACCTGCGCGCCCGCGGTGAACGGCGCGCCGTTCAGGTGGCGGCCGGCGATTTCGACTAGCTCGGCGGCAAGCGCCGCTTCGAGGCCGCGCGGGCAGGGGGCGAAGAATTCGTACAGGGTGGGCGAGGACATAAGGCGGGTGAGGACGTGCAAAAGTCCACCATTGTACGCGGCGCGGGCGGCCGGGGCCGGCGTTTCGGCGCGGCGACGCCGCTGCAACGACCGATTTCGCGCGCCGGGCGGCGATGCGGCGGCGCCCGGCCGGGCACCGCCACGCCGCCGCGGGCTCAGTGCGAGCCCGGCTGACCGGCGCGCGCGGCCTGGCCGCCAGCCGGCCAGAACAGCGCGAGCGGATTCGACAGCACCGTGCGGACGATCGCGGCGACGAGCGCGCGCACCTTGGTCCGGCGCAGGCTGCGCGAGCGCACGGCCATCGTGAACGCGAGCGCGAAGCTCACCAGCACGTTGAGGATCGCCATGCTGAGCACGCCGGCGCCGGCCCACCACAGTTCGGGCGTACTCAGCGCATCCTTGCCCAGCACGCCGAGCGCGATCCCGATCGAGCCGGCCGACAGCGTCACGTGACGCACCTCGAACGGGAACATGAACACGCTGACGATCGCCGGGATGAGGCCGAGCATCAAACCGAGGCCGACGTTCGCGACCACGCCGGCGACGTTCGAGCGGCAGAAGTGCGCGAGCTTCGCGGCGCCGGCCGCACCGAGCGTGAGGCGCAGGCGGCGGTTGTAGGTGAGCGCGTCGCCGACCCGGTGCAGCACGAACCAGTTGTCGGCCCAGCCCGCGAGCAGGCTCGACCCCCACAGCAGCACGCCCGTCAGCGCCGCGTAGAACGGCGTCGGGCCGAGCAGCGAGAACGAGTGCAGCGTCGCATGCGCCTTCTCCGGCGAGATCAGGTTCGCATGCAGCACGTTGCCCGCGAACAGCTGTACGAGCAGGCACACGGGCAGCACGACGAGCACGTTGCCGGAAATCGCGGCGGCCTGCGTGCGGATCAGCGCGATCACCGACGACACGAACGCCTTCACGCCTTCCTCGTGGCCGGTGTCGTCGAGCTCGCGCGCGAGCGTCGGCGCGGTCATCGCGGGCTGCTTGGTCGCAAGCGTGAAGTGCAGGAAGTGCATCAGCATGAAGCTGGCCGCGTAGTTGACGCCCGCGAGCAGCCCTTCGAGCATCGATTGCAGATGCGCGCCCGTGATCGCGAACTTCACGCACACGGTCACGACGGTGACGAGGCCGCCGCCCGCAGCCATCCGCAGCATCTTCAGGTACTCGGCGCGGCCGCGCGAGATGTAGTGCTCGCCGGTGTCCGCGTTGGTTTCGACGAGCTTGCGCGCGAACAGCGAAAAGTTGCTGCGCACCAGGTGCGTGACGCTCTGGCTGTTCTGGTTCGCATCGACGAGCTCGGCCGTCAGGCGCGCCATCCCGTGCAGGTCGTCGCGGGCCATCCACGCGTTCAGCAGCGTCTCGGCGCGCAGGATGCGCATGCGCATCCGCTCGACCTGGAACACGATGTCGACCGACACGCCGTTGCGGTACAGGTGCGAGAACACGTCGTCGACGGCGATCCGGCATTCGTCGAGCAGCACGCGCAGGTAGTTCACCTCGTGCAGCAGCTTGCTCGGGTCGCCGCCGTCCTCGACGGCCGCGTGCGCGGTCTCGACCGCGAGCATCGCGCGCGTGAGGCGGTAGAACGGCTGCGATTCGAGCGGCTTGCGTGCATCGTCGTCGGACAGCCGGCTGCGCACCGTCTGCGACAGGCCGGTCGAACTGATCTGGCAGGTCAGGTTATGCAGCGCGGCCAGCAGGTCGCGCGAGAACGAACCGGGTTCGTGGCGCTCTTCGTCGGTGACGTCGAACGAGATCAGCTCGGCGAGGCGCGCGAGCAGGTCGTCGGGCAGCGCGTCGATCCATTTGGCGTCTTCCGGCGTCGGGAACATCAGCGTGAACAGTGCTGACAGCTCCCGGCGGTTCGGCGCGGGCGGGATCAGCGACGAGTCGATCCGCTCGAACAGCGCGCCGAAGAAACCCGAGTGCACGGGCATGCCGGCATCGCACAGCAGCGAAATGCCGTCGCACTCGCGCAGGATGCCGCGCAGGATGCGCGCGGCGTGCGCTTTCCAGGCGGGGTTGCGGTCGAGCACGTGGAACAGGTAGCGCAGCCGCGCATGGGCCGGATACGCGCGCGTGTCGGCGTCGTGATCGGCAGGGGTGTCCTGCGCGGCCTGCATCGTGCCGGTGCGGCGCAGCCAGTGCGCGAGCTCGATCAGCCATTCGCTGCGCTCGGCGTACGACGCGTCGGCGTCGGCGTGCGCGAGCAGAGCATCGAGCTGGTGACCGGCATTGCGCGACGCGCGCCACTTCTTGATCAGGGTCGTCAGGGAACGAAACATAAACGGAATAGCGAAAGCCCTGGACGGGCGGGTTCGGGATGCCGGCCGGGGAAAACGGCACGGCGTCGGGGAGAACGGGTGAGACGGGGCGGTGGCCGGACGATGCGCGGCGACCCGCGATGCGGCTGCCCCGCTGCGCTGCACGCCGATCGCGTGCGGGCGCCGGGAGGCACGGCGGTCGGGCCGAACGCGGCCCGGCGCCGCTGGCTGGCGCGCACGACGAACGGCGCGAGCCGGAAAGTGCGTAGGATCGTCAATCGGGCCGGAAAACGCAAGCCGACCGCGTTGCGCGAAGCCGGTTCCGGCCGACTTTGACAAACAATGCAAACTCGCCGTTCGGCCGATGGAGGCGATATGCGGGGCCGGTCGTGGCGGCGCGATGCCGCCGGTATCGGCCGCCGATCGCAATCGGATGGGCCACGCAGGGGCGCGCTGCTTCGAACGCCTGCCTGCGCGCCGCCCGCTTACGCGCCGGACTTGCCCGTCGCGCCGGCGTCGCCACCCGACGTCGGGTTGGCCGGGCACGGCACGACCGGCGCAGCGGCCGTCTTGCTGCCGGACGCGGGCGTCGTCGTGGCCGCCGCGCCGCGGCGTGCGGCCATCGCGCGCACGCCGGCTGCCGCCTGCGTCGCAATCACGTCGAGGGCACGCCGATGGCCGGCGACGAGCGCGTCGTAGCCGTCGGCGACCGGTTCCGCGACGCTCGTGCGGCACGTCATCACGGCCTGCGTGGCGAGCGAGCGCACGCTCCACACGGCATCGACCGCCGCACGCTTGCCCGGCCACGACTCGAAGCGCTGCACGTTCACGCTGATGCGATACACGGGCACGCCGGGCGGATACGCGGAATTCGCGACGTCGATCGTGCCGAGCTGCGCGGCGAGATCCTCCGACAGTGCGCGGCGGATCTCGTCGGCGGGCGGCGACGCCCAGCGCTCCTGCTCGAGCACGTCGACCTGCGCTGCGTTCTTCTGCACGACCAGCTGATTCTTCGCGACCTGCTCGGGCACGCCGACGGAGGGCACCTCGATCAGGAACGCCGGGTTGGCCGGCGCGGTGCGCAGCGGCGTCGCGGCGTCGGCCGGGCTGAGCGTGTAGAACCGCGCGGGCGGCGAGCTGCACGCGGCGAGCGCGAGTGCGGCGAAGGCCGCCGCCGCGCCGCTCGCAAAACCCGTTCACGCGGGTCGTCATTGCTTGTCTCCTGGCTTGCCCTTGAGCAGCGATTCGGGGTGACGCTCGAGGTAGTCGGCGAGCGCGTTCAGCGATTGCAGCGTGCGCGTGAGTTCCTTCAGCGCGCCACGCACGTCGGACTGCAGCGGCGAATCCTGCTGCAGCGTCGCCTCGGCGGTCGAGAAGGTCTGCTTCGCGGCCGACAGCGTGTCGCGCGCTTCCGGCGCGACCTGCGTGTCGAGCTGCTTGAACAGCTTGTCGGCGTTCGACAGCGCGCTGTTCAGGTTCGCGCCGATCTGGTCGAACGGCACCTTGTCGAGCTTCTTCGCGATGTCGGCGACCTGCAGCTGCAGTTCGTCGAGCGTGTTCGGCACGGTCGGCAGCTCGAGCGGCTGGCGCGTCGTGTCGATCTTCGCGGCCGGGGCCTTCGGGAAGAAGTCGAGCGCGACGTACAGCTGGCTCGTCAGCAGGTTGCCGGTGCGCAGCTGGCCGCGCAGGCCGTGCTGGACGAGCCGCTCGACGATCTCGCGGCGGGCCGGTTCGCCCTTGCTCTCGATCGTTTCGCGGAAGCGCCGGCCGAGGCGTTCCGGGTACACGTTCATGGTCACCGGCATCAGGAAGTTCTTCGTCTTCGGATCGAAGTCGATGCCGATGTTCGTCACTTCGCCGAGCACGATGCCGCGGAAGTCGACCGTCGCGCCGACGGCAAGCCCGCGCAGCGACTGGTTGAAGTTCATCACGACCTGCAGCGGCTGGCCGTCCGGGTCGCGCATCGCGTCGCCTTCGTCGGAGCCGAGGCGGAACGTCGTGTTGTTCGGCGCCGTCGCGCCGCTGCCCTGGTTCGGCGGCGTCTGGAACGCGATGCCGCCGAGGATCACCGTCGCGAGCGACTGCGTGTTCAGCTTCAGGCCGCTCGAATCGAGCCGCAGGTCGACGCCGCTCGCCTGCCACCAGCGCGAGTTGACGCCGACGTACTGGTCGTACGGCGCATTGACGAATACGTTGAACGTGACGCCCGTGCCGTCCTTGTCGAGCGAGAAGCCGACCACCTGGCCGACCTGCACGCGGCGGTAGTAGACCGGCGAGCCGATGTCGACCGAGCCGAGCGAATCGCCGCGCAGCACGTATTGCGTGCCTTTCTGGTCGCCCGTGACC
The DNA window shown above is from Burkholderia cepacia and carries:
- a CDS encoding ArsR/SmtB family transcription factor — its product is MDLVFKALADATRRRLLDLLHAKNGQALSELCDGLAMSRQAVSKHLALLEAANLVATTWRGREKLHYLNPVPIHDIAERWIGKFERQRLQALADLKRGLEAARESGDDDG
- a CDS encoding THUMP domain-containing class I SAM-dependent RNA methyltransferase; translated protein: MSSPTLYEFFAPCPRGLEAALAAELVEIAGRHLNGAPFTAGAQVPGGVHFSGGWAAGMAANLHSRIASRVLLKIAHRAYRNEQDVYALALEQPWERWFAATQTLRIDITAIKSPLKSLEFATLRVKDAICDRMRDKTGARPSIDTGAPDVRVFAFLTANECTLYLDTSGEPLFKRGWRLDKGAAPLRENLAAGILRLTGWTPGTALYDPMCGSGTFLAEAAQIALGVAPGVERRFGFEKLKQYDITAWQGLKVPALDAKRAARGKRNETLGVYGSDISGDMLEKARANLERAGVPSVWLKQVDARGMTPPCDAPGIILANPPYGERIEVRGRSARGEVRETGRNRGNDDAFRRTHTDAPDSEFFNVLGDALKQRFTGWQAFLLTSDRSLPGQLRLRESAKTPLFNGALECRLFRFDLIAGSVKARPAAPEGDA
- a CDS encoding NUDIX hydrolase, whose product is MKPEIWTPHVTVAALVEHAGRFLVIEEETSTGLRFNQPAGHLEAGETLADAVIRETLEETAHPFTPDALVGVYLAHYDRPGTAGATYLRFTFCGTAGEPVAGHVLDEGIVRTLWMTADELRACSERHRSPAVMRCVDDYLAGRRIPLDFLHTHSVAPRPEAFERQAVNK
- a CDS encoding helix-turn-helix transcriptional regulator; its protein translation is MTRRADRLFQIAELLRGRRLTTAQQLADWLSVSPRTVYRDVRDLQLSGVPIEGEAGIGYRLNRNASLPPLTFTAEELAALATGARMLETWGGARFASGARSALAKIASAMPADKRTALDRLPVFAPSFHIDETFCAKVDAIHQAIDTRHIVSFGYRDRLGAHSQRRVWPLGLVYWGGRWTIGAWCELRDDFRTFDIARMGDITVHEQFPDMEGRRIADYMRIAEAPMR
- the mnmA gene encoding tRNA 2-thiouridine(34) synthase MnmA; this translates as MSKRRVVVGMSGGVDSSVTAWLLKEQGYDVVGLFMKNWEDDDDGEYCSTRQDWIDVVSVADLIGIDVEAVNFAAEYKDRVFAEFLREYSAGRTPNPDVLCNAEIKFKAFLDHAMSLDAEMIATGHYARVRERDGRFELLKAFDHTKDQSYFLHRLNQAQLSKTMFPLGEIPKTKVREIAAQIGLPNAKKKDSTGICFIGERPFRDFLNRYLPTKPGPMKTPDGKVVGEHIGLAFYTFGQRKGIGLGGSKSGSGEPWFVAAKDIASNTLYVVQGHDHPWLLSRELVAGNVSWVAGEPPADGFACGAKTRYRQADAACAFGRAAIGAAAPGPAGEARFSLAFNDAQWAVTPGQSAVLYDGEICLGGGIIELAAAGQPGQAAPAEGHAPALADAR
- a CDS encoding LysR family transcriptional regulator; amino-acid sequence: MNADDIAGLDLNLLKVFEALYEEGGASRAALRLDLTQSAVSAALARLRVIYADPLFVRTGRGLAPTPRADELKPILSDALDRCRESLAIAADSGDRVGRTISVGLSDDFEIALGRALIDAVAREAAGIRLIFRQTHSGIAGDALLRHGVDLAIASGGFSASGLSRRAVAAGGYACLIDPAARTRPPRTLTLADFLQRDHLLVSSGGVIGIVDEALAALGHKRRVAASTTHFAALPYLLAGSDAVATIPAHAARTIAQSTPLRALACPVDLPRYPVEIGWRTSTQRDPAIVRVRDTIAACVARLVEP
- a CDS encoding carbon-nitrogen hydrolase family protein: MSTSVIAALQIGASPAGTRATLDTILGYETAIRDSGASLVVLPEAVLGGYPKGEIFGTRLGYRLPEGRDAFARYAAQAIDVPGPETDELAALSQRTGASLVVGVIERGGSTLYCTALFFDPRDGLVAKHRKLMPTGTERLIWGQGDGSTLPVVETAAGRAGAAICWENHMPLLRCAMYAKGVQIWCAPTVDERELWQSSMRHIAHEGRCFVVSACQVQPSPRALGIDVPGWDPERPLIRGGSVIVGPLGDLLTEPLIGEAGLVTARIDTDELVRARYDFDVVGHYARADVFSLHVDERPKRPVVFGG
- a CDS encoding SRPBCC family protein; protein product: MGNPAFVYVTFIAATPERVFDALTNAELTKDYWVRHRNASPDWQPGSRWEHQDYDDPARVDIVGEVVENDPPHRLVVTWRTPSGESGESRVTYVVEPHEGVVKLTVTHDGLVPGSEMDRGIRGGWPVVLSSLKTLLETGQALPFTMGRWECSKH
- a CDS encoding VOC family protein yields the protein MTSATATATLERAIAWFDIPSLDFERAIRFYETVLQTTLQREIIGGVPMATFDRDASSTGGSIVFDPQQMKPSANGVLVYLNAGESVVAALERVKRAGGVVQGTVVELPNNYGYVGYLIDTEGNRVGLHAPKCH